In Macrotis lagotis isolate mMagLag1 chromosome 8, bilby.v1.9.chrom.fasta, whole genome shotgun sequence, a single genomic region encodes these proteins:
- the EPM2AIP1 gene encoding EPM2A-interacting protein 1 yields MAFSKMWATPKRRRAEPEEQHVFRPEWTQRYLVVERDDGEGAECLVCRRPIVATRERDVRRHYEAEHEHYEAYAAGGERAALVERLRRGDALAAAALSREERAVRASLGVAHLLALHGRPWAEGALVRRCLEAVLREALPEHCRLLDEVDLTPESLAQKTLALARNLHAQLVARGPVFQAFSLALDDQAFVGTDARLNVFVRGVDQDYEVDEELLTVVNLAGQPAVGQVLRAIAEAMGRAGLTWDRLVGVASTGTGWLALEDCGLVQLLQDRACEARGGLGGSAPLPHCAGLLHLELMGSRELDVGGVVDAVAGWLALLRTRGVRSLGLKVLLEDAEVQHGGEVSLLCLGSWLRRGKALKRVFSLRRELEAFLAETGVPPNAALRDPLQDPDWLCDMSFLVDMQAHLAELAGELRVPGTFAFSVMDHVCAFGDKLQLLRAHLSAGDLSLFPASRELCGELDQQGQPVREVLASHRYQEALARLHGKLQKQFEDLCAVKRDLDMFADPFSFPVESAPAHIQEELIRMKSSSTLLCEYREENLGSFYAGLPPGCYTELQAVTFRAASLFDSSCISDKAYNYFLRNQGRLAMLTTEEHLHALVRIATSNFEPRLDDLVRARSRSLA; encoded by the coding sequence aTGGCCTTCTCCAAGATGTGGGCCACCCCGAAGCGGAGGCGCGCCGAGCCCGAGGAGCAGCACGTGTTCCGGCCCGAGTGGACCCAGCGCTACCTGGTGGTGGAGCGGGACGACGGGGAGGGCGCCGAGTGCCTGGTGTGCCGCCGGCCCATCGTGGCCACCCGCGAGCGCGACGTGCGGCGCCACTACGAGGCGGAGCACGAGCACTACGAGGCGTACGCGGCCGGCGGCGAGCGCGCGGCGCTGGTGGAGCGGCTGCGGCGCGGGGACGCGCTGGCGGCCGCGGCGCTGTCGCGCGAGGAGCGGGCGGTGCGCGCCAGCCTGGGCGTGGCGCACCTGCTGGCGCTGCACGGCCGGCCCTGGGCCGAGGGCGCGCTGGTGCGCCGCTGCCTGGAGGCCGTGCTGCGCGAGGCGCTGCCCGAGCACTGCCGGCTGCTGGACGAGGTGGACCTGACGCCCGAGAGCCTGGCGCAGAAGACGCTGGCGCTGGCGCGCAACCTGCACGCGCAGCTGGTGGCGCGCGGGCCCGTGTTCCAGGCCTTCTCGCTGGCGCTCGACGACCAGGCCTTCGTGGGCACGGACGCGCGCCTCAACGTGTTCGTGCGCGGCGTGGACCAGGACTACGAGGTGGACGAGGAGCTGCTGACCGTGGTGAACCTGGCCGGCCAGCCGGCCGTGGGCCAGGTGCTGCGCGCCATCGCCGAGGCCATGGGCCGCGCCGGCCTGACGTGGGACCGGCTGGTGGGCGTGGCGTCCACGGGCACGGGCTGGCTGGCGCTGGAGGACTGCGGCCTGGTGCAGTTGCTGCAGGATCGCGCGTGCGAGGCGCGCGGGGGCCTGGGCGGGAGCGCGCCGCTGCCGCACTGCGCGGGGCTGCTGCACCTGGAGCTGATGGGCTCGCGCGAGCTGGACGTGGGCGGCGTGGTGGACGCCGTGGCCGGCTGGCTGGCGCTGCTGCGCACCCGCGGCGTGCGCTCGCTGGGCCTGAAGGTGCTGCTGGAGGACGCCGAGGTGCAGCACGGCGGCGAGGTGAGCCTGCTGTGCCTGGGCAGCTGGCTGCGGCGCGGCAAGGCGCTCAAGCGCGTCTTCTCGCTGCGCCGCGAGCTCGAGGCCTTCCTGGCCGAGACGGGCGTGCCGCCCAACGCGGCGCTGCGCGACCCGCTGCAGGACCCGGACTGGCTGTGCGACATGAGCTTCCTGGTGGACATGCAGGCGCACCTGGCCGAGCTGGCCGGCGAGCTGCGCGTGCCGGGCACCTTCGCCTTCAGCGTCATGGACCACGTCTGCGCCTTCGGCGACAAGCTGCAGCTGCTGCGCGCGCACCTGAGCGCCGGCGACCTCAGCCTGTTCCCGGCCAGCCGCGAGCTGTGCGGCGAGCTGGACCAGCAGGGCCAGCCGGTGCGCGAGGTGCTGGCGTCGCACCGCTACCAGGAGGCGCTGGCGCGGCTGCACGGCAAGCTGCAGAAGCAGTTCGAGGACCTGTGCGCCGTCAAGCGCGACCTGGACATGTTCGCCGACCCGTTCAGCTTCCCGGTGGAGAGCGCGCCGGCGCACATCCAGGAGGAGCTGATCCGCATGAAGTCGAGCTCCACGCTGCTGTGCGAGTACCGCGAGGAGAACCTGGGCTCCTTCTACGCGGGGCTGCCGCCGGGCTGCTACACCGAGCTGCAGGCCGTCACCTTCCGCGCCGCCTCGCTCTTCGACAGCAGCTGCATCT